From the genome of Lotus japonicus ecotype B-129 chromosome 6, LjGifu_v1.2, one region includes:
- the LOC130723436 gene encoding uncharacterized protein LOC130723436 isoform X1, translating into MQDQCWKLTKYGLIMPAKATLFDKNCNPLLELGTGPYNTIRWNPKGRFLCLAGFGNLPGDMVFWDYADKKQLAATKVEWSVTSEWSPDGCYFMTATTAPRLQVDNGIKIFHYNGSLYFKKMFDKLFQADWKPESPSKFGDIAELIKSIDSVKLEDKKPSGQGPKPTQASTKASSANPPAQKPAAYCPPLAKTAAVIQAQLLGESPSETLSKNALRNKEKREKKKAATDASSS; encoded by the exons ATGCAAGACCAGTGCTGGAAGCTAACAAAGTATGGGCTCA TTATGCCTGCTAAAGCAACTCTGTTTGACAAGAACTGCAATCCTCTACTGGAGCTTGGAACTGGTCCTTACAATACTATTCGATGGAATCCAAAGGGAAGAT TTTTATGTTTGGCTGGCTTTGGTAACTTACCTGGTGATATG GTGTTCTGGGATTACGCGGATAAGAAACAGCTCGCAGCAACTAAGGTTGAATGGTCTGTTACAAGTGAATGGTCTCCGGATGGGTGCTATTTCATGACAGCGACAACAGCTCCGAGGCTTCAAGTTGACAATGG GATCAAGATTTTTCACTACAATGGATCATTGTACTTCAAGAAGATGTTTGACAAGTTGTTCCAG GCTGATTGGAAACCAGAGTCGCCAAGTAAGTTTGGTGACATCGCTGAATTAATCAAGTCTATAGACTCTGTAAAACTTGAAGATAAAAAACCATCAG GTCAAGGACCAAAACCTACCCAGGCTTCTACAAAAGCCTCATCTGCCAACCCCCCTGCGCAAAAACCCGCTGCCTATTGCCCACCACTTGCTAAGACTGCAGCTGTTATTCAGGCACAG CTACTTGGAGAGAGCCCTTCAGA AACATTGAGCAAGAATGCTTTACGAAACAAGGAAAAAAGGGAGAAGAAAAAGGCGGCTACAGATGCCAGTTCTTCATGA
- the LOC130723436 gene encoding uncharacterized protein LOC130723436 isoform X2 has product MPAKATLFDKNCNPLLELGTGPYNTIRWNPKGRFLCLAGFGNLPGDMVFWDYADKKQLAATKVEWSVTSEWSPDGCYFMTATTAPRLQVDNGIKIFHYNGSLYFKKMFDKLFQADWKPESPSKFGDIAELIKSIDSVKLEDKKPSGQGPKPTQASTKASSANPPAQKPAAYCPPLAKTAAVIQAQLLGESPSETLSKNALRNKEKREKKKAATDASSS; this is encoded by the exons ATGCCTGCTAAAGCAACTCTGTTTGACAAGAACTGCAATCCTCTACTGGAGCTTGGAACTGGTCCTTACAATACTATTCGATGGAATCCAAAGGGAAGAT TTTTATGTTTGGCTGGCTTTGGTAACTTACCTGGTGATATG GTGTTCTGGGATTACGCGGATAAGAAACAGCTCGCAGCAACTAAGGTTGAATGGTCTGTTACAAGTGAATGGTCTCCGGATGGGTGCTATTTCATGACAGCGACAACAGCTCCGAGGCTTCAAGTTGACAATGG GATCAAGATTTTTCACTACAATGGATCATTGTACTTCAAGAAGATGTTTGACAAGTTGTTCCAG GCTGATTGGAAACCAGAGTCGCCAAGTAAGTTTGGTGACATCGCTGAATTAATCAAGTCTATAGACTCTGTAAAACTTGAAGATAAAAAACCATCAG GTCAAGGACCAAAACCTACCCAGGCTTCTACAAAAGCCTCATCTGCCAACCCCCCTGCGCAAAAACCCGCTGCCTATTGCCCACCACTTGCTAAGACTGCAGCTGTTATTCAGGCACAG CTACTTGGAGAGAGCCCTTCAGA AACATTGAGCAAGAATGCTTTACGAAACAAGGAAAAAAGGGAGAAGAAAAAGGCGGCTACAGATGCCAGTTCTTCATGA